In the genome of Terribacillus sp. FSL K6-0262, one region contains:
- the tsaB gene encoding tRNA (adenosine(37)-N6)-threonylcarbamoyltransferase complex dimerization subunit type 1 TsaB, with protein sequence MNILAMDTSNQLLGVAIVKDGVTLGEHVMHGHRDHSVRLLPAIEQLMKETKTAPADLDRIVVGQGPGSYTGVRISMATAKTMAWALGIDVIGVSSLEGLASQGELFPGYVCPFFDARRGQVYTALYASNEASFEQAEEAVNPLFSDWLEQLRTREGKILFLSPDIEMYRSMITEMLGEKAVIPDGAVHYARPSVLAQIGAAKKTDDVHRIVPNYVRMTEAESNWLKQQEQQK encoded by the coding sequence ATGAATATATTAGCCATGGATACATCCAATCAGCTGCTGGGAGTAGCGATTGTGAAGGATGGTGTAACATTGGGTGAACATGTCATGCATGGTCACAGGGATCACTCTGTTCGTTTGCTTCCGGCAATCGAACAATTGATGAAAGAAACAAAAACGGCACCAGCCGACTTGGATCGGATTGTCGTCGGACAAGGACCTGGTTCCTATACAGGTGTGCGAATCAGTATGGCCACTGCCAAGACAATGGCATGGGCACTTGGCATCGATGTGATTGGTGTTTCAAGCCTTGAGGGGCTTGCCAGTCAAGGGGAGTTATTCCCTGGTTATGTCTGTCCTTTCTTTGATGCACGCAGGGGGCAGGTATATACAGCCCTTTACGCCAGTAATGAGGCGTCTTTTGAGCAGGCTGAGGAAGCAGTTAATCCTCTTTTTTCGGATTGGCTCGAACAACTGCGGACAAGAGAAGGGAAAATTCTATTCTTGAGTCCGGATATCGAAATGTATCGCAGTATGATCACGGAGATGTTAGGTGAGAAAGCAGTTATTCCGGACGGCGCTGTACATTATGCGCGGCCTTCCGTCCTGGCCCAAATCGGGGCTGCAAAGAAAACGGATGATGTGCATCGGATTGTACCGAACTATGTCCGGATGACGGAGGCGGAATCAAATTGGCTGAAACAGCAGGAGCAGCAGAAGTGA